In Leptodactylus fuscus isolate aLepFus1 chromosome 2, aLepFus1.hap2, whole genome shotgun sequence, one genomic interval encodes:
- the QTRT2 gene encoding queuine tRNA-ribosyltransferase accessory subunit 2 isoform X1, whose amino-acid sequence MMKLTISKVTFSARLGVITSLGPCGEKTLEVPGCLLYTRTASPPHLTHDTLKNISGVPAVTHLTLSTLAEHQEVLEEYKEGIGKFAGLSDTLLYCSINDPVTPNPPGFNTNKTVSVWGSGGRLELTPQKFVSLQSALKADWIQSLSDGEVMADGCSRKRAKKSVDRSLAFLDECLKLMTDSETLKQKVMIGAIEGGDFQEERLRSARETAKRPVSGFLLDGFQGRNVSHETKLNLISAVTAELPEDKPRFIHGLGRPDEVMDCIERGVDLFDSTFPYEVTERGCALSFTHRYQPDPETAGEPQRRAKILDKEELSNGEKNEAESEDSEIDRSSITAYEICLKEKRFREDFRPLLRDCPCYCCRHHSRAYVHHLLTSKELLAGILLMTHNFQQYFSFFQSVREAMSDGKFQDLKQMIQRQSP is encoded by the exons ATGATGAAGCTGACGATCAGTAAGGTCACATTCAGCGCCCGCCTCGGGGTCATTACCAGTCTGGGTCCCTGTGGGGAAAAGACGCTGGAGGTTCCAGGATGTCTCCTCTACACACGGACAGCGTCACCCCCTCATCTTACCCATGATACCCTGAAGAACATCAGCGGAGTCCCTGCAGTCACTCACCTCACCCTGTCCACACT GGCAGAACATCAGGAAGTCCTGGAGGAATATAAAGAGGGGATCGGGAAGTTTGCTG GATTATCTGACACTTTGCTCTATTGCTCAATCAATGACCCCGTTACTCCGAACCCTCCCGGATTCAACACCAACAAG ACTGTGTCGGTCTGGGGTTCAGGGGGGCGGTTGGAGCTGACGCCCCAGAAGTTCGTCTCCTTGCAGAGCGCCCTGAAGGCGGACTGGATCCAGAGTCTGAGTGATGGGGAGGTGATGGCCGACGGCTGCTCCAGGAAGAGGGCAAAGAAGTCTGTGGACCGCTCCCTGGCGTTTCTGGATGAATGTCTCAAGCTAATGACCGACAGTGAG ACTCTGAAGCAGAAGGTGATGATTGGCGCCATCGAGGGcggagatttccaggaggagcgaCTGAGGTCCGCAAGAGAAACCGCCAAGAGACCCGTCAGTGGATTCCTGCTGGACGGATTCCAGGGGAGGAACGTGAGCCACGAGACGAAACTGAACCTCATCTCAGCCGTCACCGCAGAGTTACCTGAGGACAAGCCGAG GTTCATCCATGGGCTCGGGCGGCCGGATGAGGTCATGGACTGTATAGAGCGCGGCGTGGATTTGTTTGACAGCACTTTCCCGTATGAAGTGACAGAGAGAGGCTGCGCCCTGAGCTTCACCCACCGATACCAGCCGGACCCTGAGACCGCAGGTGAACCGCAACGCCGGGCGAAAA TCCTAGACAAGGAGGAGTTAAGTAACGGGGAGAAGAATGAGGCGGAGTCTGAAGATTCGGAGATCGACCGATCCAGCATCACCGCCTATGAGATCTGCCTGAAGGAGAAACG GTTTCGTGAAGACTTCAGGCCGCTGCTGCGCGATTGCCCGTGTTACTGCTGCCGCCACCACAGCCGCGCCTacgtccaccacctcctcacctccaaGGAGTTACTGGCCGGGATCCTCCTCATGACACACAACTTCCAGCAATACTTCAGCTTCTTCCAATCTGTGCGCGAGGCGATGAGTGACGGAAAGTTCCAGGACCTGAAGCAGATGATCCAGAGACAATCGCCCTGA
- the QTRT2 gene encoding queuine tRNA-ribosyltransferase accessory subunit 2 isoform X2, which yields MMKLTISKVTFSARLGVITSLGPCGEKTLEVPGCLLYTRTASPPHLTHDTLKNISGVPAVTHLTLSTLAEHQEVLEEYKEGIGKFAGLSDTLLYCSINDPVTPNPPGFNTNKTVSVWGSGGRLELTPQKFVSLQSALKADWIQSLSDGEVMADGCSRKRAKKSVDRSLAFLDECLKLMTDSETLKQKVMIGAIEGGDFQEERLRSARETAKRPVSGFLLDGFQGRNVSHETKLNLISAVTAELPEDKPRFIHGLGRPDEVMDCIERGVDLFDSTFPYEVTERGCALSFTHRYQPDPETAVLDKEELSNGEKNEAESEDSEIDRSSITAYEICLKEKRFREDFRPLLRDCPCYCCRHHSRAYVHHLLTSKELLAGILLMTHNFQQYFSFFQSVREAMSDGKFQDLKQMIQRQSP from the exons ATGATGAAGCTGACGATCAGTAAGGTCACATTCAGCGCCCGCCTCGGGGTCATTACCAGTCTGGGTCCCTGTGGGGAAAAGACGCTGGAGGTTCCAGGATGTCTCCTCTACACACGGACAGCGTCACCCCCTCATCTTACCCATGATACCCTGAAGAACATCAGCGGAGTCCCTGCAGTCACTCACCTCACCCTGTCCACACT GGCAGAACATCAGGAAGTCCTGGAGGAATATAAAGAGGGGATCGGGAAGTTTGCTG GATTATCTGACACTTTGCTCTATTGCTCAATCAATGACCCCGTTACTCCGAACCCTCCCGGATTCAACACCAACAAG ACTGTGTCGGTCTGGGGTTCAGGGGGGCGGTTGGAGCTGACGCCCCAGAAGTTCGTCTCCTTGCAGAGCGCCCTGAAGGCGGACTGGATCCAGAGTCTGAGTGATGGGGAGGTGATGGCCGACGGCTGCTCCAGGAAGAGGGCAAAGAAGTCTGTGGACCGCTCCCTGGCGTTTCTGGATGAATGTCTCAAGCTAATGACCGACAGTGAG ACTCTGAAGCAGAAGGTGATGATTGGCGCCATCGAGGGcggagatttccaggaggagcgaCTGAGGTCCGCAAGAGAAACCGCCAAGAGACCCGTCAGTGGATTCCTGCTGGACGGATTCCAGGGGAGGAACGTGAGCCACGAGACGAAACTGAACCTCATCTCAGCCGTCACCGCAGAGTTACCTGAGGACAAGCCGAG GTTCATCCATGGGCTCGGGCGGCCGGATGAGGTCATGGACTGTATAGAGCGCGGCGTGGATTTGTTTGACAGCACTTTCCCGTATGAAGTGACAGAGAGAGGCTGCGCCCTGAGCTTCACCCACCGATACCAGCCGGACCCTGAGACCGCAG TCCTAGACAAGGAGGAGTTAAGTAACGGGGAGAAGAATGAGGCGGAGTCTGAAGATTCGGAGATCGACCGATCCAGCATCACCGCCTATGAGATCTGCCTGAAGGAGAAACG GTTTCGTGAAGACTTCAGGCCGCTGCTGCGCGATTGCCCGTGTTACTGCTGCCGCCACCACAGCCGCGCCTacgtccaccacctcctcacctccaaGGAGTTACTGGCCGGGATCCTCCTCATGACACACAACTTCCAGCAATACTTCAGCTTCTTCCAATCTGTGCGCGAGGCGATGAGTGACGGAAAGTTCCAGGACCTGAAGCAGATGATCCAGAGACAATCGCCCTGA